One Rouxiella sp. S1S-2 genomic window, CGGTTTTTGTCGTGGTTGCTTTCGCAGCCGCGAGGAGCGTTTTGGCTGGATGAACATGAATGATGTCGAAAAGCGTCACGTACTGCGGCTCTGTCACCAGCGTTATCTGCGTTTGAAACGCGCGACCAAGCCTTCTGACGATCCCGCCCCTGAACAGCCTTCTCTGTTTTAAAATCCCTTTTAAATCAATAAAAAATTGCCGAAAGCAGCTATGCTTGCTGCTAAATAACGAGATAAGGAAATAAATCGCATGGAACAACGTACGCGCATTGCACCGCAAGGACCGGAATTTTCCACGATGATCTGTGGATATTGGCGGTTGATGGAGTGGGGCATGACAGCGCAACAACTGTTGGCCTTTATCGAGCAGCACGTCGAGTTGGGAATGACTACCGCCGATCATGCCGACATTTACGGAAACTATCAGTGTGAGGCTGCCTTTGGTGCGGCGATGAAATTGAAGCCGGCGCTGCGTGAGAAGATGCAGTTGGTGAGTAAATGTGGCATTTCAACCACCGCCGCCCCGGGTAATCGCATCGGCCACTACATTACCGATAAAGCCTACATTGTTGCGCAGGCAGAGCGCTCGCTGGTGAATTTGCACACCGATTATCTTGACCTACTGCTTATCCACCGTCCCGATCCGCTGATGGACGCGGACGATACCGCAGAGGGTCTTATCGCGCTGCATCAAAGTGGTAAAGTGAAACATTTTGGCGTGTCAAACTTCACACCCGCACAGTTTCAACTGCTGCAATCTAGGCTGCCGTTTGCACTGGTGACCAATCAGGTCGAGATTTCACCGATACACCAGCCGGCTATCCTTGACGGTACTTTGGATAGTTGCCAGCAGGCGCGCATCCACCCCATGGCCTGGTCCTGTCTGGGGCAGGGACGGATATTTAATGATGCAGAGTTCAAGCCATTGCGCGACGAGCTGCAAAAAGTGGCCGAAGAGGTCGGTGCGCTGACTATCGATCAGGTCATTTACGCCTGGATTATGCGTTTACCTTCAAAGCCACTGCCTATCCTTGGCACCGGTAAGATTGAGCGTGTTGTCTCCGCGTGGGAGGCATTATCGCTTAATCTTGACCGCCAGCAGTGGTTCCGCATTCGCAAGGCGGCGTTAGGTTACGACGTACCGTAAAAAGTATCAGGCAGGTTTGGGCGCAGGCTCGCTAGGGCCTGTTGTCACGTCCTCAATATTTATCGCCGACTGCAACTGTGAAAGCGAGCAATAAAGACGCCAGATAACGCCCGCCAACTGGCGCGCAGAAGCATCCGGATGGCGCGCCAGTACCTCGCTAATACGCTGCAGCTCGGCCAGGCTCGCCTCGAGGCGCTGATGACTGACTCCGCGTTCGGTCATAATCCCCTTCAGGCAGTGAATACAGATATCCCGCACTTTGGACAGTGGATTTGACCGCGTTTCCCACTCTCTCAGCTGCCACACGATGTGGCTACAGTTGAGCAATACCACGCCCCAGCGCAGGAGCCAGGTGCGAGAGAGCTGATCCTGGCTCTGGTTAAGCAGGTTGACGCGATAGTAAATCAGCGATTCAAACTGCAAGTGTGAAAGCTGCGGCCTGCGGCTGAGCTGGTCGATAAAATCACGGCGCAGCGCGCGGATCAGGCGGCGGCTTTTGCGCTGGTCCGAGCTGGGGCGTAACACCTGAAAGGCTATTCCCGCCAGCATGATGCCGGCTATTTTTGCCAGCCCGTCATTGATAAAGGATTGATAGTCGTAGGTGGGGGGATTCGTCACCGCCAAAAACGATCCACCAAACACGATAAGCTGTCCCCAAAGGGCGGCATAGCGTTTCAACTGCAATTTGCACAGCTGCATGGTGGTGAGCATCGGCAATAAAAAGGCGCAAAATAGCCAAAAGTCGTTGATTTGTACCATCAGGCCAAACTTCAGGATGTAGCAGCTAATAAACAGCAAAACCAGTGACTTGGTTAGCAGGGTGATGCTGTTGATGGGGGAGGCGGTGGAGGAATAAAGCACGCAGCCGATGGCCGCCAGAGTCACGCCCGCTGCGCCGGAATCCCACTGCGTGTTAATCCAGTAGGCGCAGGCAATCACGATGCAAATAAAGGTGCGAAAACCGCTGTAAGCTGCTTCGTAGCTGTCAGCGTGGCGAGTCAGGCGGCTGACCTTCGGCGCTCGTATCTGCTCCACGGCAACCAAATTGGCATTTTCGACCTGCTGTAACAGGTGTTCGGTGCGCAGATAAAGCCAGCAGAAATCGCGTAGACGCTGCCAAAATGCGTGGTGCCGGTAGTCGGCCGGATCCTGTGGACGAATAAGCGTCAGGGTTTTTGCTAACTGATATTGCGTCATATCAGGCTCGCGGAGCTGCTCGAGCAACGTAGCCAAAACCTGATTAAGGTTTTCGGGTGGGTTAGGCCAATTGAGCATCATCCTGCGCAGGCTGGAAATATAGCTGGTCAGCCGCAGCTGCTGGTGCAGCAGGTAGTTGAGTAAATTATTCTGCTGGCGCAGTCGGTAGTGACTCCAGAATGCCTGAATGCGTAGCAGATTCAGTGTCAGAATCTGATTGATTACCCCTTCATGCGACACGCGGATCTGATGGGTCACTTCACTGCGCCACAGCAGCTGCGCGTGCTCAAGCAGTTGCACATGCATCTTGCGCAGCGACGTCAGCAGCGCATCGCCGTCGGAGGTGCTGGGCAGCACCATCATCATAAAGGCGCCGCACAAAATTCCGGTAATGACTTCGCAAACCCTAGCCTGCGCGATATCGAAAATGGTGCCGGTGTCGGTGACGTTAACCGTTGAGAAGGCGATGATGGCCGCCGTGTATCCGGCCAGCGCAAAGGCGTAAGAGACATTGTTTTGATAGAGGTTTGACACGTAGGTGCACAAGCCTAACCACGCCGCAATAAAGAGCGTGAACAGCCAAGGATCATTGAGGCAGTGTCCGGCAATCAGGACCGCCGCCGACGCGCCGAGTACGCTGCCGAACACGCGGCCAATACTTTTGCTTATCACGCCACCGACGGTGGGAAAACTGACCACGGCGGCCGAGGTCAGTGCCCAGTAAGGTTCGTCAAGCTCCAGCACAAAGGCAATCCACAGCGCGAGACACATGGCGATAGAATTACGCAACGCATAGCGCCACTGAGCCGCCGTTGCTTTACCCCACAGCGTATTTTTCCATTCCAGCCACGAGAGATTCACGCGTTTGCCTTAATAATGAATTGAAATTGTGCAGGTCGTGCCCGCCACTAAAACCAAATTCAGCGGTATATTCTCAATTTTTATTCTCACCGGAACGCGCTGCGCCAGTCTCACCCACGGCACATTCGGTTTTACATCAAGTAATAAGCCGGTTGAGCTTTCTACGCTCTGGTCATATATGGCTCGGCCAATACTTTCAACCTGCCCCTTAAGTGGAATATTGCCGTTATACAAAATAATATCGGCCTGATTCCCGACGTTGATGTGTTTAAGTTTTGTTTCTTCGAAATAGCCTAAAACATAAAACGAATGTGCATCGATGAGCGCGACTAAGGGCGTTCCCGTGGAGGCATAGTTACCTTTGCGAGCCTGAAGGTTAGTGATAAAGCCGTCTGTTGGGGCAAATATTGTGGTTTTGCTTAAATTCCAGCGCGCCTGTTCTAGCGCAGCCCGGGCAGAGGCAAGACTCGCCTGCATTGACTTGGCTTCCAGAACGGACTGATCCAGAGACTCGCTGGAGATAACCTCGCGTCCCAGCTTTTGCCTGCGTAGCGCCTCATGGTTCGCCTTGTCAACGTCGGCCTGTGCTTTGTCTACCGAGGCCTGTGCGTTATCGACCGCAATTTGGAAAGGCACCGGGTCAAGCTTAAACAGAACCTCTCCCACATGGACATATTGATTGTCATGAACCGTAATATCGGTGATTCTTCCGGACACTTCTGGTGTGATATCAACTAATTCGGCGCGAACTTTTCCATCACGCGTCCACGGCGACTGCATGTAATAGTTCCACATCAACCAACCAGCACAGAGTGCGACGGCAACCACCGCTATCGTTGAAAAATATTTAATTGTCTTAAATTTCATCTTTTTTTACTCGTTCACGATAAGAAACAGTGCAGCGCATATTGAAATGACAAATAGAGATAAATCCATCAACGTCGGATGCCATATCTCACCAGAATAGATCCAGTCCCGCAGCAGATGATGAATTAATAGCCAAATGAGTAGCCCAAGTAAAAAAGCTTTAAAAATAGGAGGGAAATAAAGGGAGGCACCCAGGACAAGATCTTGGAGAAAAGGACCAGAATGGAACATTTGGGCAATCACAATATTAATCTCTGCATCGGGTTGTGTTATAAATAACCTGCTTCTAAGTGCGTATTGGCATTTGGGGCACACGTCTCAGATTAATTGTATAAGGTATTACGTTTTTTGATTCGTAATTTTACGATTAAATACAAGAGAACTAAGCTAAACTCTGGGGAGTTATCTTAGCATGCTAATTATAAGGAGAGTGCATTGGAATCGAATCTTGGGTCAGATCTCGCACGATTAGTTCGTGTCTGGCGTGCGTTGATTGACGACCGACTTAAGCCGTTGGAGCTGACGCAAACGCATTGGGTTACTTTGCATAACATCAATATGTTGCCGCCTGAGCAGTCACAAATTCAGTTGGCGAAGGCGATTGGTATTGAACAGCCCTCTTTGGTCAGAACGCTGGATCAACTTGAGGAGAAGAGGTTGATAACCCGTCAGACCTGCGCCAGCGATCGTCGCGCTAAACGTATTAAACTGACAGACGAGGCTGCACCTATCATCAATCAGATGGAAACGGTGATTACCGATACTCGCAAGGAAATTTTATCGGGTATGTCCTCTACCGATATCACTCTGCTGCTTGAAATGCTGGCCAGATTAGAAAAAAATATTTCTTCATTGCAGAACAAACCTTAACGATAGCAAACAGCAACGCGCACGTTTTTTGGCTGCTTTGAATATGAGTTTGAAAAAAAATCGGAACCTTGTTACCAGGGATTCCGATTTTTTTGTGCCCGTCTTTTGTCTACAACGTACGTCTACAGTCAAGACGAGCAATGCTTGCGGGGGTGTTAAACGCTTGGAGAAACGGTAATGGTGCTGCCGCTGCTCGCCATGCTGACACGTTGGCCAACATAGTATTTGGTATTGCTGTCGGCTTTTTGCACCACCATGATGGTGTTGCCATCGTCTTTACGGACCTGAAGCTCAACGCCGTTAGAGCGGTTCAATGCGCTTGAAACGCCCTGGCCCGCTACAGCACCGGCTACAGCACCGCCCGCCGTTGCGAGGCTGCGGCCTGCGCCACCGCCGATGGTGTTACCGAGGAAGCCACCTAACACAGCCCCGCCGATTGCGCCGATCACGTTGTTTTCGTCGCCACCTTGAATTTGTACCGGACGCACAGAGACCAGCGTGCCGTAAGTTACATACTGAACCTGTTTCGCCTGAGAGGCTGAGTAAACATTGCCCGACAGTGCGTTGTCGCTAACACAACCCGCGAGGGAAGTGCCCATCAGAGCGACGATGAGAATACGCTTGATCATAAAAAAGCTCCTGTTTAATTACACGCCGACGTTGCTGGCGCTTCGACGTTTGAAATCGGGACACAGTTCAACATCATTGTAGATAGCGTCAGCTACTATCATAACTCAAACTGGTGATTATCTTATAGACACGCCTATCAACTAATAATAAACGTTGGTTTAATTTTGCGAGATTAGCAAAAAAATAACCGGTCTAAATCATTTCTTTGTGACAGCCTGCGCGACGACTTCGCAGACAAAAAACGCACGCAGGTCGCATATCTCGGATAAAAGACAAAGTAAAACATAGCGTTGCTGGAAGAGTTCTGTTTTATTAAACGTCTATCCTTACCGCTTTTCTGAGGGAGTTCAAAAGATGCTATCAATGAAGTCAGGCCGTTATATTGGCGTTATGTCCGGCACCAGCCTTGATGGTGTTGATGTGGTTCTGGCGGCAATTGATGAGCGGATGGTGGCTCAGCAGGCAAGTTATCTGCATCCCATACCTCAGGCAATTAAAGATGCAGTGCTCGGTATGTGTCAGGGGCAGGCGGTAACGCTGGCGCAGGTGGGTGAGCTGGACGCCCAGCTGGGGCAGCTATTTGCTGAAGCCGTGCTAGGTCTTATAAAGCAGTCGGGCATTGCCGCTGAAGAAGTGACGGCGATAGGCTGTCACGGACAAACCGTGTGGCACCAGCCCAAGGGCGACACCCCTTTTTCCATGCAGCTCGGCGACAATAATCGCATTGCGGCGATGACCGGTATCACCACCATTGGTGATTTTCGCCGCCGCGACATGGCCTGGGGCGGGCAGGGTGCACCGTTGGTTCCCGCTTTTCATCAAGCGCTGTTGGCGCACCCTACCGAGCGGCGGATGATCCTTAACATTGGTGGCATCGCCAATCTGTCTTTGCTGCTGCCAGGACAGCCGATTCGCGGCTATGATACTGGCCCAGGTAACATGCTAATGGACGCCTGGATTTGGCAACATAAGCAACGCCCTTACGACCAGAATGCTGAATGGGCCAGCGAAGGGCACGTCGACCTGACTCTGCTACAGCACATGCTTGCCGACCCCTATTTCTCAGAGCCTGCACCTAAAAGCACCGGGCGTGAGTATTTTAATCAGTCCTGGCTTGATAAACAGCTGGCGCAGGTGCATCCACTCTCGCCTGAGGACGTGCAGGCGACGCTAGCCGAGCTGACGGCTACCAGCATTACCGAGCAGGTACAGCTTGCGGGAGGTTGCGACAGGCTGTTGGTGTGCGGCGGCGGTGCGCGTAATCCGTTAGTGATGGCACGAATGTCGGCCATGCTGCCGGGTACCGAGGTGAGCAGCACCGATGCGTTTGGCGTCAGCGGTGACGACATGGAGGCGCTGGCCTTTGCCTGGCTGGCATTTCGCACGCTCTCTGGCAAGCCCGGCAACCTGCCTTCGGTCACCGGTGCCAGCCGTGAGACTGTACTGGGTGCGATTTATCCGGTTTTTTCAAACACTCCCCGCCAGTAGGCTAAGATAACCGACGATTGACCTGCCTTTTCGGCGTATAAAACAGGGGAAAGAGTCTATGGATATAAAAATAAAAACGGCGCTGCTGGCGCTGGCGGGTGTTGCGCTCTCGGGTTGTAGCCTGATGGACCATAAACCCGCACAGTCTGATAAAGCTGTACTCCATTACACCTGCGGCACTACGCCGTTGACCGTCACGCTCAACAAACCGGCGCGTGAGGTTTCACTGGTGCTCGACGGTATCCAGCTGCACCTGCCGCAGGTAGAGGCGGCCTCAGGCACGCGCTACAGCGACGGCCATTATACTTTCTGGTCTAAAGGGAATGCGGCACTGGTGCAACGTGGTGATGACGTCATCATCAATGATTGTGATCTGCTGAACAGTGGAGCAAAATAAACGCATCCCATTCATTACTGTGTGTTGACTCTATATGGCTGAAAATAGTGAATTTGATGTCGCAGACTTGCGACGTGAATATATTCGCGGTGGTCTGCGCCGCAAAGATTTGACGGCTGAGCCGCTGCCGCTGTTTGAGCGGTGGCTCAAGCAGGCGTGCGAGGCCAAGCTGCCTGACCCGACCGCCATGTGCGTGGCGACGGTGGATGAAAACGGTCAGCCTTATCAACGCATCGTGCTACTCAAGCACTTTGATGAAAAAGGAATGGTGTTCTTTACCAACCTAGGCAGTCGTAAGGCCCAGCAGTTGGCGGTGAATCCGCGCATTAGCCTACTTTTCCCGTGGCACATGCTTGACCGTCAGGTCATCGTGTTGGGTCAGGCCGAGCGTTTACCTACGCTGGACGTGATGAAGTATTTCACCAGTCGTCCAAAAGACAGTCAGATTGGCGCCTGGGTTTCCCAGCAGTCAACGCGCATCTCGGCGCGCGGAATTCTTGAAAGCAAATTCCTTGAGCTTAAGCAGAAATTCAGTCAGGGCGAGGTGCCGTTGCCGAGCTTCTGGGGCGGTTTCCGCGTTAAATTTGACTCTATGGAGTTTTGGCAGGGTGGCGAACATCGCCTGCATGACCGCTTTATTTATCAGCGCGAAGGCGCCAGTGACGTCAATTCCCCGACAACGGGTTGGAAAATAGACCGTCTCGCCCCGTAAGCCGCTAAAAGTTGTCTGAAAACCTAGCGCTTGCCTCGCGAGCGCTTTATTCTATGTCTCTTACGTGACAAACGCGTGGATACTCTCCGCAGAGGGTGTCGGCGCGTTTTTTTGCACTATTAATTTCGATAAACTATTTCCCAGAATTGATGGAGTTTTTGATGGCCAGCAGCAACTTGATTCAACAATTGCAGGAGCGGGGGTTAATTGCCCAGGTTACGGACGAAAAAGCGTTAGCAGAGCGACTGGCGCAAGGGCCAATTGCACTCTATTGCGGTTTCGATCCTACCGCCGATAGTCTGCATTTGGGCCATCTGGTGCCTTTGCTGTGCCTGAAACGCTTCCAGCTCGACGGCCACAAGCCGGTGGCTCTGGTCGGGGGCGCAACGGGTCTTATTGGCGACCCAAGCTTTAAAGCCAGCGAACGTAAGCTGAACACAAACGAAACTGTGAATGAGTGGGTTGAAAAAATCCGTCAGCAGGTTTCGCCATTCCTGGACTTTAGCTGTGGTGAGAACAGCGCTATCACTGCCAACAACTACGACTGGTTTGGCGGCATGAACGTGCTGACTTTCCTGCGGGATATCGGCAAGCATTTCTCTGTGAATCAGATGATTAACAAAGAAGCGGTGAAGCAGCGCCTTAACCGTGACGACAGCGGCATCTCTTTCACCGAATTCTCCTATAACCTGTTGCAGGGCTACGATTTCTCTTCTCTGTATGGTCTGCATCAGGTTGAGCTGCAAATCGGCGGCTCTGACCAGTGGGGCAACATCACCTCTGGTATTGACCTGACCCGTCGTCTGCACCAAAAGCAGGTATTTGGCCTGACGGTACCGCTTATCACCAAAGCCGATGGCACCAAATTTGGTAAAACCGAAGGCGGCGCGGTGTGGTTGGATCCGAAGAAAACCAGTCCGTACAAGTTCTACCAATTCTGGATTAATACCGCCGATGCCGACGTTTACCGCTTCCTGAAATTCTTTACGTTCATGAGCCTCGAAGATATTAACGTGCTGGAAGAAGAAGACAAAAACAGCGGTAAGGCACCGCGCGCGCAGTACGTGCTGGCCGAACTGGTTACTGGCATGGTGCACGGAGAGGAGGGCCTGGCGGCGGCACGTCGTATTACCGCGAGCCTGTTCTCCGGGTCACTGAGTGACATGACCGAGGCTGACTTCGCCCAACTGGCGCAGGACGGCATGCCGACCATCGAGCTGGAAGGTGACGCTGACTTGCAGCATGCGCTGGTTACCTCCGAGCTGGAGCCTTCCCGAGGCCGTGCCCGTACCGCGATTACGTCCAATGCTGTGGTAGTGAACGGTGAGAAACAGGCTGACCCTGAATACAAATTCAGCGCCAACGATCGTCTGTTTGATCGCTACACGCTGCTGCGCCGAGGCAAGAAGAACTACTGCTTGGCAGTCTGGAAATAATTCACTGAATCCACTCACGGGCGCGCTCAACCTCTGCGCCCGTGGGTTATATCACTTACCCGTTGCGCCATCATTGCTGATGACGTCGGCATCGGACCCAGCATGAAAAATATTCTCTCGATTCAATCCCACACCGTTTTTGGTCACGCAGGCAACAGCGCGGCAGAGTTTCCTATGCGCCGCATGGGCGCAAACGTTTGGCCGCTGAATACCGTTCAGTTCTCCAACCATACGCAATACGGCCATTGGACCGGTTGCGTGATGCCAGCCAGTCATCTGACTGACATTGTGCGCGGAATCGCCGAAATTGACCGTCTAAAAGACTGCGATGCGGTGCTCAGTGGATACATCGGTTCTGCAGAGCAGGGCGAACACATTCTGCAGATTGTTAAACAGGTGAAAGAAGCGAATCCCAACGCGTGGTATTTTTGTGACCCGGTAATGGGGCACCCTGAAAAGGGCTGCATTGTTGCGCCTGGCGTAGCCGAGTTTCACTGCAAGCTGGCGTTGGTGAACTGCGATATAATTGCGCCAAACCTGCTGGAGTTGGAAATGCTCAGCGGTTGCACCGTCAGCAACGTTGAAGAGTCGGTGGCGGCGGCGCGTGAACTGATCGCCAAAGGGCCAAAAGTGGTGCTTATCAAGCATCTGAGCCGCGCCGGATATCACAGCGATCGTTTTGAAATGCTGCTGGTCACCGCCGAAGAAGCCTGGCACATTCATCGCCCATTGGTTGATTTTGGCGTGCGTCAGCCGGTTGGCGTAGGCGATTTAACCAGCGGACTGTTGCTGGTGGACTTGCTGAAGGGCGAGGCGCTGGATAAAGCGTTAGAGCACGTAACGGCCGCAGTGTATGAAGTCATGCTGGCAACCCATTCGATGGGGGAGTATGAGCTACAGGTTGTGGCCGCGCAGGACAAGATTGTTAATCCTGGTCATCACTTCCCGGCGGTTAAGCTTTAAGCTAAACGTTGGCTGATTTTTCACGCTTTGGTGGGTGAAAAGCAGAAAGAGGGGGGAACTTGCGGGGTGGAGAAAAATTTTATTTCTCAGTCGCTTGCTTCCCCACCCCCACCTTACCCCGCAAGGGGGGAAAGGGCTAAATGAAGATATTACTTCAGGCCTTCAGCCACCAAGGCGGCGTCAACCGCTGGGCGTGATGCTACGCGGTCAAGATACTCATTCAGATCACTGAGTGCAGACAGGTCAAATTTCAACGCTTTTGCCCAACCCATGACCGTAAACAGATAAGCATCGGCCACGCTAAAGCGGTTACCGAGCAGGAACTGCTTACCTTTCAATGAAGAATTAACGTAGGCAAATTTTTTGTCGAGTGCTTCGCGGGTCACGACTTTAAACTCATCAGGCGTTTTAGGATTGAACAGCGGGCTAAAGCCTTTATGCAGTTCGGTCGCCACGTAGTTGAGCCACTCAAGTGCATGATAGCGCGCCAGCGAACCCACTTCCGGCAGCAGTTGGCGGTCAGGTTTCTGATCCGCAATGTACTGAACAATCGCCACGCCTTCAGTGAGTATGGTGCCGTCATCAAGTAACAGCGTCGGGATTTGTCCTTTAGGATTGACCTGGAAGAAGTCATCACCCTGCTCGGTTTTTTTGGTGGCCAAATCAACGCGGGTGATAGTGAAATCAATACCGGCCTCACGCAAAACGATGTGAGGAGAAAGCGAACAAGCACCTGGTTTATAATAAAGTTTCATACAAACTCCGTCTGATAAGTTGGCCCTATCCTAGTGGGGGGCAGGGCAATTGTCAGGAACTAAATCGTAAAAAGAGGTGATTGTTTATATTATACGCTATCTGCTGACGCTGTTGAGGTAATCCTTAACCGCTTCTTCAACGTTGACCGGCGCAGGCAGCAGCGGTGCACGCAGTTCGTTTTTCATCATGCCGTCGAGCGACAGGGCAAATTTAATCGCCGCCGGATTCGGGGCAGAGAACATCAGGCGGATCATTGGCATGAGTTCAAAGAAATTTTTGCGCGCCGCGTTTAAATCACCCGCTTCAACTTGTTTCACCAAGGCCACAAACTTTTCCGGGAAAATATGCGACGAGGCCGCAATAGCCCCTGTGCCGCCCATGCACAGTGTCGAGAGAATCTGCCCGTCTTCACCGGACATAACGTCAAGCTCGCCGTCGGCGATGAGTGAACAGGTGAGATCATGGCTGCCGCCGCAGTCCTTGATAGCCACAATGCGCGGATGTTTGGCCAGGCGTCGCAGCGTCTCCAGCTCAAGGTGGATGCCGGTGCGATAAGGCACGTTATACACCACGATGGGCACGCTGGACTTGTCAGCCAGTTCGGTAAACCAGACTTCGAGTGCGGCCTGCGAAGGGCGAATATAGTAAGGAGCCGGCAGTAAAATAGCGGCAATCGGTCGCTGGGTAATGGCCTGCTGCATCGCCTGCACGCTCGGCAGATGTGTACCTGAAAGGCCCATCATCACTTTCTCGCCCGGGACGACGTTAAGCACCGCGTCGAGCACCTGCAACTGTTCTTCTTCGCTGAGCATGGGGGCTTCACCCGTGGTGCCGCACACAAC contains:
- the gstA gene encoding glutathione transferase GstA, which gives rise to MKLYYKPGACSLSPHIVLREAGIDFTITRVDLATKKTEQGDDFFQVNPKGQIPTLLLDDGTILTEGVAIVQYIADQKPDRQLLPEVGSLARYHALEWLNYVATELHKGFSPLFNPKTPDEFKVVTREALDKKFAYVNSSLKGKQFLLGNRFSVADAYLFTVMGWAKALKFDLSALSDLNEYLDRVASRPAVDAALVAEGLK
- the dapA gene encoding 4-hydroxy-tetrahydrodipicolinate synthase — encoded protein: MSTFSGIWVPLVTPFNQGEIDFAALSSLCHHVMKQGVAGVVVCGTTGEAPMLSEEEQLQVLDAVLNVVPGEKVMMGLSGTHLPSVQAMQQAITQRPIAAILLPAPYYIRPSQAALEVWFTELADKSSVPIVVYNVPYRTGIHLELETLRRLAKHPRIVAIKDCGGSHDLTCSLIADGELDVMSGEDGQILSTLCMGGTGAIAASSHIFPEKFVALVKQVEAGDLNAARKNFFELMPMIRLMFSAPNPAAIKFALSLDGMMKNELRAPLLPAPVNVEEAVKDYLNSVSR